gtcacacgatccccgggcatcgggatgaacctgggagtagtggggtttttcacagtacactgtactagcaCGGCTATGCTtcggaagggagagcaataacatagggtcggggccgtcgggcgatcgcgGCGCTGACATTAAAGAAAGGAAGAACGGGTGGATGCagaggcgtagccagaaatttttttcgggggggggggggggggggggggtcaccggcccgaccgggggcgggggggcaagcttctgctttcctctaggtcacgtgatcgataataaatgtcggtagtttaagcagactccctacatgtatatcaaagacatgggacccccctcccgtgtgcgtgtgcttgtgaagaaattaagtaaaaagtaaagtaagctcagtaaatacagtaagtacgacaggtacagtgggcgtttggagcaacggtctctcatcgcgccactgaatggaccagtcttcgaaaacgcatcattgagacgacccgtgcgatcggagaagacatcattaattgttaatttccgttaagcgtagatggcgtcgtcctcgtcggggagaagtgcgtttcacaagtcaaggacggctatatgcgtgaaaatgcacgtgtgaccaggctatacctactcccatagcaatagcttgttcgctgcgtctttgcgctagaaaacttaaatacgcgcaaaaacgcgtaaggcttttttttttttttttttcgaagctttcgtcgctctgctccctcatacgagagggttgcatttcctgcggcaagtgcatgggccgctgtgtcttccgctgtgtgcgagcgtgcagccgtcatttgcctttacgtcaacagattcagaattgtacagaatatttcaccgcacggCATAGATATgtcatgtgtacgcattttaagtagtgcgtgcaactcatttctgcttcacttacgccggtgaaAACAGGAaacggctttgtacctcacagaatctcgactgattggtgtactagtgatgcaggaatgaactccggtattgttcagtacatagagcacataatcaatttctcaggacgcgtgaactccgacgagaactgtcagcgcctgcaacaagagtttacttatacgctgtactgcgcacagcagtaattcatgcttgtcggctgtctgtttcgtgcattctattgcgagctagtcggtggaatttcactgctgtcatcaacccctacgtatgtacattgctggtttgggattccacaactgaaacagcaactaccagccttccgtaattgctggtttgtgattcaacaacacaacagtaattaccagccttccgtaggggcgcaatcgcaaacaagagacgtttctcgcgcagacgcgcggcctaaccggcacctgaagggaagcggcggaaatgtatacccgAGATtacgaccacctggggtctttaacgtgcacctaaatctaagtaaacgggcctcgagcgttttcgccatcatctaaaatgcggctgccgcatttgttgcacatttgttgcttcagaatgcggccgccacattttcgcccaaaacttcacagagtgtcaaagccttgacaaacacagtgacagttttttccatatgcagacatgattcgctgtaaatcaCCAACCCAACGGTATGAGGGCGAGGCTGGGCAtgaggcagtaacgtcgacgcaggtcgacgtctttattaatgttggcaaggcatactgaacaatacaagggctaacGCGCGCTAGCGCGACTCAACACGACAGTCCtccatggcagcggggcagacactctCACTCAGCTCTgctctccaagctaaaggcgggaaagcaggggagaacgccagacaggtgttgccatctgtcgggcgactggcgaagtggacgtgggagtctcggaggcacctcacaTCCGGCCCCACTTTTATGATCAAAGTCCTCTTTGATTAAAATGGTCAACTAAGGCTAGGCAAAGGGGAGAAAATGCTAGACATGGACAACAGGCAATGTATAGCAATACTAGGCATGAATGGCGAGGCAGGAAAACAGAGGCATATGACAGGCACATAGTAACAGACGAGGCAAGGCAATAAATGTGTTACATGGATTAAAGTCAAAATTGCGATGACAAACTCTAAAGGCAAAGACAAACTCTAAAGAAATTGCAACAGGCACAAGCACAGCACTTTCAAAAGTCCACTTCATAGTCCTGAAGATGGGTGGGCAGTCTGCGCTCTCTGACTGGGCGCTGAGCGTTCAGCGGCAAAGCGGATGCAGTTTCTGATCTAAGTAACGCCAGGCAAGAAGTCTTCAAACACGAGAATGTCGTCCAAGTAGACTCTGATGTCCAACCTGCCGGCGGCGTCTTGCATGATATCATCAGCATGGGGCAAAGGATGTACAACATTGACGGTGACTTTGTTAAGTGGGACGTAGTTGACACACAGACGCTTTTTCTGTCCTCTGGACACAACAATCACTGGAAAGGCCCATGGCCCAATGGCAGGCAGGATGATGCCTTGATGCAAGAGCTTTGCTGTTTGTTTATCCAAGAACTGGTGGTCATCTGCACAGTATCGATATGGACTTCTGCTGTACGGCACGGCATCGGGCACTAAGTCTATGCAATGTTCCACACCTTTGAAATGGCCGATGTCATCCTCATCACGAGCAAATGTGAGATGATGATCTGAAAGGGCCGTAGCCAGAGCTACTTGCTGTCTCTCTGATAGGTCCTTTACAACAAAAGCAGGTGGAAGGTCAGGATGAATGGTTATGGCTACTGTACCTTCTGGTGCAACAGTGGCTTGTTCTGGCTGgcttttgcacaaaggcttccAAAGGGGCTCCATGCCTGGGAGAGGTGCTTCTTGGAGACCGCCTGAACATGGTACTTCAGTACATTGAGCTAGGAAAGACTGCCGAAGAATTACTGCGCATGAGGCACGTGGATACAGCTTCTGGTGTGCATGAATGACTGTACCAGAGGCCAGATGGTGGATTTCAGCTGGATTTGGAGGCTCGAATACAAGTCTTGTATTGCTGGCACGAAACCAATCTTCACCCAGTATAACTGGTAAGACATTATTGTTGATCACAGCGGCTTCCACTAGAGCTGTTATGGGGCCCACTGTAATTTTCAGGCAGACCGTGCCTTCGGGATGCACACTTGATCCACCAACAACCTCTAAGGGCTCGCGTGTCCAGGGCATCAGTGGAAGATTCTTGATGGCAGACTTGGTCACTATAGTTATCTTGGACCCTGTTGTCTGGGAAGGCGTCGCAGGGGCCTAAAAGTGCAATGTCAGCTGTAAAGAAGGAACACTCCAGATGATAGCCATGGACGTCTTCCAAAGGGCTTGTGTGCAATGCAGGGGCTGCTGCATGAAGTGATGTTAAAGCTGTGGCTGGCTGCTGTGTGACAGTCTCTTGCTTTGTTGGGCACTTCGATGCTAGGTGGCCCTTTTCGTGACACTTGAAGCAAACAGCTTCACTCAATGACTGTCCTGGGCGAAACGCAGGGACACCATAACGCTGTGACAGAGCCGAGTACTGAGCTTCCTGTTCAGCAGGCGGTAGATCTGCTATGCGACGGCTATGTGGAGGACTGGCAGGGCGAGACGGGGGCACACGGCTTTTCTTGAAACTGCTGACTGTTGGAGGTGCCGTTGAAGGCATtaacgacgcagaagagacttgTCTGGATGGCGTAGTCCCGTTATTTTGACTGCGAAGAGTCTGCTCAGGAAGATCAGCCGGGTTGCTAGCGATCTGCATATGTTGCATAGCCCTGTCAAGCGGAGTGCATATAACAATGAAGTTGGATACTGAcgatgggcgttgcgctgctatgcttgttgcggttcccgcgcactgaatgccgtgcaggagatattccaccttctgaggctccgtcagtggcgctggacatttctcgattactcgaagctttgcataggcatagtcgcgaagtgactgagagctggactgtacttgggacataatttgctgctgccattgcagtagagtcagctcgtcggcgaatgcgtccaggaaagctttacgccacgtatcccaagtcgggaactgcgcgccaagagtcaggtgccagtttttcgcagtgcctctcaacTTGCTTGCGGCGATGAGGCGTGTTGTTTCTGGCGACCACGAAGTGAGTTGCTGTGTTCGTTGAATCTCCTGAATCCACAAACGCGCACTTTGCTTGTGGCAGTCCTCGAACAATGGCAGGGTAGCCGACAAGTCCGGCATGGTTGTCACTTGCAGCTGTGGCAAGGAAGGGGCCTGGTACTGCggtgacattggcgaaaatggcACTCCAAATGGTGGCTGGGGGTACCGCGGAGCCGTTACAAAGCCGGGTGTTGTTACAAAAGGCTGCGGTTCCTGTGGCGGCGAAAAAACTTGCGTTGGCACGGCTGCGGCGTCGCAAACGAGCGGCGGCGTGGGGTAGGACCACGGTGGCGGTGGGACGTACGAGGCGGGCGCATACACTTGCGACGTTGCACCTGGTATTGCTTGACAAACCGTCGGAGTCAGGGGCGAGGCATGGAACTGCACTCTGGTCGAGGAAACTGGCGCTGAGGCCGGTCTCGGTGGTTTCGGAATCGCTGCACGAACTTCCTCCaggcacgctgtcaaacgttgaatcACGTCGTCTCTTGACCCGGTAGCGTCGATTCCGCGGCGAATGAGCTCGGATTGCAGAAACTCGGTgctgaagcatgcgacggtggcagCGTCGACTTCGGCCCAATTCAATCCCGGCATGGCGCTTACTTGGCGTGAGCAGGGAGGTAGACAATGGCGGCTACTAAGCgggcttggcgggagcggcggcacggcgtgagcgaacggcgaggcgagattctttgtcgactgcgccaaatgtgagggcgaggctggggcgagaggcttgaggctgggcatgaggcagtaacgtcgacgcaggtcgacgtctttattaatgttggcaaggCATACTGAACAACACAAGGGCTAACGCGCGCTAGCGCGACTCAACACGACAGTCCtccatggcagcggggcagacactcactcagctctgctctccaagctaaaggcgggaaagcaggggagaacgccagacaggtgttgccatctgtcgggcgactggcgaagtggacgtgggagtctcggaggcacctcacaacggaagcgcccaggaatgaaattgtgatagtcagtggcgtagccaagggggggggttgggggggttcaaacccccccccccccccgaaatttctgccccccactaacccaccctttgctctcgtcgcttcgcgctgacatatttcaagaaaccggtgctactttcacactttcgttcctgggcgcttccgtttgggttggtaatttacagcgaatcatgtctgcatatggaaaaaaactgtcacggtgtttgtcaaggccttgacactctgtgaggttttgggcgcgaatgtggcggccgcattctgaaacaacaaatgcgcaacaaatgaagcaacaaaacaaatgcggcagccgcattttagatgaaggcgaaaatgctcgaggcccgtttacttagatttaggtgcacgttaaagtctccaggtggtcgaaatttccggtatacatttccaccgcttcccttcaggtgccggttaggccgcgttcgcgtaggaacttggtctcgaagctggcggaagcggcaaaatcttgcaaaaatccgcccgcctaggcggcaaaacaggcagaaaaacaggcggcgagccaaattgctctcggaccgattttttcgccatggcgaagcggaaacgtggcggaaagtcgttctgctcgaccggaagctacactagcatgtaaacttcaggtcgtaacattgaacatggcaccaaaagtgtaggctgcaatgctgatcgacgcgatcaagaaccaccccttgctctacgacaa
This genomic stretch from Dermacentor silvarum isolate Dsil-2018 chromosome 2, BIME_Dsil_1.4, whole genome shotgun sequence harbors:
- the LOC125943365 gene encoding uncharacterized protein LOC125943365; the protein is MPSLKPLAPASPSHLAQSTKNLASPFAHAVPPLPPSPLSSRHCLPPCSRQVSAMPGLNWAEVDAATVACFSTEFLQSELIRRGIDATGSRDDVIQRLTACLEEVRAAIPKPPRPASAPVSSTRVQFHASPLTPTVCQAIPGATSQVYAPASYVPPPPWSYPTPPLVCDAAAVPTQVFSPPQEPQPFVTTPGFVTAPRYPQPPFGVPFSPMSPQYQAPSLPQLQVTTMPDLSATLPLFEDCHKQSARLWIQEIQRTQQLTSWSPETTRLIAASKLRGTAKNWHLTLGAQFPTWDTWRKAFLDAFADELTLLQWQQQIMSQVQSSSQSLRDYAYAKLRVIEKCPAPLTEPQKVEYLLHGIQCAGTATSIAAQRPSSVSNFIVICTPLDRAMQHMQIASNPADLPEQTLRSQNNGTTPSRQVSSASLMPSTAPPTVSSFKKSRVPPSRPASPPHSRRIADLPPAEQEAQYSALSQRYGVPAFRPGQSLSEAVCFKCHEKGHLASKCPTKQETVTQQPATALTSLHAAAPALHTSPLEDVHGYHLECSFFTADIALLGPCDAFPDNRVQDNYSDQVCHQESSTDALDTRALRGCWWIKCASRRHGLPENYSGPHNSSSGSRCDQQ